A single Aminobacterium mobile DSM 12262 DNA region contains:
- a CDS encoding AbgT family transporter — MVENKKKSSASGPGLFQRFIKGIEIIGNKLPHPFWLFVILSLIVIILSFLLSKAGVSVTYMAAGKGGEAAKETTVAVTNLISYKALRPFFANFVKTYVGFAPLGLIMTMMLGIGLIEQTGLISALMRKTIMGAPSFLVTAVLAFVGINANLASDAGIIFTPAIGAAVFKALGRNPWVGIVTGYAAASGGFTANLFIAGTDALLAGITESVTKGMNIPGPTHPLINWYFLIGATFIVTFVTTFVTERFTVKILGDTHGHEDESELLKHAVTPEENRGLRYALIAAIICIGLLLYLTVPQGSFFRADDGTIVPKSPLLSGVVAIIFFLFFFVGIAYGYGSGSIKEASDIPKLMQKGLQGSLSFLVVALPASLFINLFNTSNMATILSVRGAEWLEAMNLGGIPLLVMYILLCTFLNLFIMSGSAKWLILAPIFVPMFSMVGFSPALTQLAYRIGDSSSNIITPLSYYLPVVIGLMEQYKPEGHTEPVGMGTVISLAMPYTIAYLIFFTLQLIVWYMFNIPIGPGASLFL, encoded by the coding sequence ATGGTAGAAAACAAGAAAAAGTCGTCAGCAAGTGGCCCAGGTCTTTTCCAACGCTTCATCAAAGGTATTGAAATTATCGGAAATAAACTTCCTCATCCGTTCTGGCTCTTCGTCATCCTCTCACTTATCGTCATTATTCTTTCATTCCTACTCTCAAAAGCAGGGGTATCTGTCACATACATGGCTGCTGGGAAAGGAGGAGAGGCAGCAAAAGAAACCACTGTGGCCGTTACCAACTTGATTAGTTATAAAGCGCTTCGTCCTTTCTTTGCAAACTTTGTAAAAACGTATGTAGGGTTTGCGCCTCTGGGTCTTATTATGACTATGATGCTTGGGATTGGGCTCATTGAACAAACAGGCCTCATTTCAGCTCTCATGAGAAAAACTATTATGGGGGCACCCTCTTTTCTTGTCACAGCGGTTCTTGCCTTCGTAGGTATCAACGCTAATCTGGCATCTGATGCCGGCATCATTTTTACCCCTGCCATTGGTGCTGCTGTTTTCAAAGCATTGGGGCGAAATCCGTGGGTCGGAATCGTCACAGGTTATGCCGCTGCCTCTGGAGGCTTTACCGCAAATCTGTTTATTGCCGGAACAGACGCTCTTTTAGCCGGAATCACAGAATCTGTAACTAAGGGCATGAACATTCCTGGTCCTACCCATCCCCTTATCAACTGGTATTTCCTTATTGGAGCAACGTTTATCGTAACTTTTGTAACGACCTTTGTAACGGAACGATTCACAGTCAAAATTCTTGGCGATACTCATGGACATGAAGATGAATCGGAACTTCTGAAACATGCTGTTACTCCAGAGGAAAATCGCGGACTTCGTTATGCCCTCATTGCCGCTATTATATGCATCGGCCTTCTTCTCTATCTCACAGTACCTCAAGGCTCCTTCTTCAGAGCTGACGATGGCACCATTGTTCCCAAGTCTCCTCTTCTATCTGGCGTCGTAGCTATTATCTTCTTCCTTTTCTTTTTTGTGGGAATTGCTTATGGATATGGGTCAGGCAGCATCAAAGAAGCTTCTGATATTCCGAAGCTTATGCAAAAAGGATTGCAAGGCAGCCTGAGCTTTTTGGTTGTGGCATTACCTGCCTCTCTTTTCATTAACCTTTTCAACACAAGCAATATGGCTACTATCCTTTCTGTACGAGGTGCAGAATGGCTTGAAGCCATGAATCTTGGAGGGATCCCCCTCCTTGTCATGTATATATTGCTCTGCACATTCCTCAATCTCTTTATCATGAGCGGTTCTGCAAAGTGGCTTATTTTAGCCCCCATATTCGTCCCCATGTTCTCCATGGTAGGCTTTTCTCCCGCCCTCACTCAGCTTGCCTACCGAATTGGAGACTCATCTTCAAATATTATTACCCCTCTTTCCTACTATCTTCCAGTGGTTATTGGTCTAATGGAGCAATATAAACCTGAAGGACACACAGAACCTGTAGGAATGGGCACTGTTATCTCTTTGGCCATGCCTTATACTATTGCTTACCTCATTTTCTTTACTCTTCAGCTTATCGTATGGTACATGTTCAACATCCCCATTGGGCCGGGAGCAAGTTTGTTTCTATAA
- a CDS encoding acetamidase/formamidase family protein, whose translation MTRSIVNTRDMVWVLDPSETFDGPVRDGGVIVARVSPGCWGAMITPDFPSGHEVTRPIAVEGAEVGDAIALKVRKIHVLSLATTSGTDKPQEGHFQGDPFVAKRCPSCGVINPETYIEGIGEDAIRCKQCGVPVHPFKLESAYTVVMDEDRNVAVTVPPDVAAEIACDAAHFSALPPESRQYSANIIARGDLPGIIVPLRPMVGNMGSCPAVAMPASHNAGDFGSFLVGASHKYALTEEALKDRTDGHMDVNEVVEGSLVIVPVKIFGGGIYVGDVHAMMGDGEIAGHTTDVSAEVIIEVHVIKGLTLDGPIILPIHNDLPDIVKLRSPEIMEKALNIAASWGFDLEQEVLPLQVVGTGKNLNEAVDNGLMRMVSLTGMMLPEVRNRCTLTGQVDIGRLPGVVQISMLVPRSVLERLDLWNIMLEHYCQC comes from the coding sequence ATGACTCGGAGTATTGTAAATACGAGAGATATGGTGTGGGTCTTAGATCCTTCTGAAACTTTTGATGGTCCCGTGAGAGATGGGGGTGTTATTGTTGCTCGTGTAAGTCCGGGATGCTGGGGAGCGATGATTACTCCAGATTTCCCAAGTGGTCATGAGGTGACCCGGCCTATAGCTGTGGAAGGAGCAGAGGTTGGAGATGCCATTGCGTTAAAAGTACGAAAAATACATGTCCTTTCATTAGCCACTACATCTGGCACCGATAAGCCTCAGGAAGGGCATTTTCAAGGGGATCCTTTTGTAGCGAAACGATGTCCTTCCTGTGGAGTCATAAATCCCGAAACATATATAGAAGGAATAGGAGAAGATGCCATACGTTGTAAACAGTGTGGTGTTCCTGTACATCCCTTTAAGCTTGAAAGTGCTTATACCGTAGTGATGGACGAAGACAGAAATGTGGCGGTAACGGTTCCTCCTGATGTAGCAGCAGAGATAGCTTGTGATGCGGCGCATTTTAGTGCTCTTCCTCCAGAATCCAGACAGTACTCGGCAAATATTATTGCTCGTGGAGATCTGCCGGGTATTATTGTTCCGTTGCGCCCTATGGTAGGGAATATGGGGAGTTGCCCAGCAGTGGCTATGCCAGCATCTCATAATGCAGGTGATTTTGGAAGTTTCCTTGTAGGTGCTTCTCATAAGTATGCCTTAACTGAAGAGGCATTGAAGGATCGTACCGATGGCCACATGGACGTGAATGAGGTTGTGGAAGGTTCTCTCGTCATTGTTCCCGTGAAGATTTTTGGCGGCGGTATTTATGTTGGAGATGTCCATGCCATGATGGGAGATGGAGAGATCGCTGGCCACACAACTGATGTATCAGCAGAAGTAATTATTGAAGTTCATGTCATTAAAGGGCTGACTCTTGATGGACCAATTATTCTCCCCATTCATAATGACCTCCCGGATATTGTAAAACTTCGTTCCCCAGAAATAATGGAAAAAGCTTTAAATATTGCTGCTTCGTGGGGTTTTGATCTCGAACAGGAGGTTTTACCTCTTCAAGTAGTAGGAACGGGGAAAAATCTTAACGAAGCTGTTGATAATGGACTTATGCGTATGGTTTCCCTAACAGGAATGATGCTGCCAGAGGTTAGAAATCGATGTACCCTTACTGGTCAGGTAGATATTGGCAGACTTCCTGGGGTTGTACAGATTTCCATGTTAGTACCTCGATCAGTTTTAGAGAGACTCGATCTTTGGAACATTATGTTGGAACATTATTGCCAGTGCTAA
- a CDS encoding response regulator, producing MGGKRVKVVEVLLVERDQQYAQEMRKLLREEKIVNSLHIVCNQYEALDYIRQVGKYWDRSEPDVVITDCALPNHGCEELLSEIRSEPAFFYLPIIFISTPGEMIPFETADYMVRFVEKPLSGKILLEALTSFENFWIAVTLIKGY from the coding sequence ATGGGAGGTAAACGTGTAAAAGTAGTGGAAGTTCTTTTGGTGGAAAGGGATCAACAGTATGCCCAAGAAATGCGAAAACTGTTGAGAGAAGAAAAGATCGTTAACTCTTTACACATTGTTTGTAATCAATATGAGGCTCTCGATTATATTCGCCAAGTAGGTAAATATTGGGATCGTTCCGAGCCTGATGTGGTGATTACAGATTGTGCGTTGCCTAATCATGGCTGTGAGGAGCTTTTGTCGGAAATACGAAGTGAGCCAGCCTTTTTTTATCTCCCCATTATTTTTATTTCCACTCCTGGTGAAATGATTCCTTTCGAAACGGCTGATTATATGGTTCGATTCGTAGAGAAACCTCTTTCTGGAAAAATTTTATTGGAAGCTCTGACTTCCTTTGAGAATTTTTGGATAGCTGTGACCCTTATAAAAGGGTATTAA
- a CDS encoding CGGC domain-containing protein: MKDVVRIGIIICNRYGTCAGGKCLRALHNREGGFARYKDRELELVGYTTCNGCPGGNVEYAPAEMKKNGADVVHLATGMVVGYPPCPRIDYFKKYIKEAFGLDVVVGTHPIPEKYYTVHSALGTWNSPMWQDLISAVIGDEEIRLAYN; this comes from the coding sequence ATGAAAGACGTCGTACGCATTGGTATTATTATTTGTAATAGATATGGAACTTGCGCAGGAGGGAAATGTCTCAGAGCCCTTCATAACAGAGAGGGAGGATTCGCCCGTTACAAAGACAGAGAATTAGAACTTGTGGGGTACACGACGTGTAATGGATGTCCCGGTGGAAATGTGGAATATGCTCCGGCAGAGATGAAGAAAAATGGAGCGGATGTTGTGCATCTTGCTACAGGTATGGTTGTTGGCTATCCTCCATGTCCGAGAATTGATTATTTTAAAAAATATATTAAAGAAGCTTTTGGCCTTGACGTTGTAGTGGGGACTCACCCCATTCCTGAGAAATACTACACTGTTCACTCCGCTCTAGGCACATGGAACTCTCCAATGTGGCAAGACCTGATCTCCGCTGTTATTGGCGATGAAGAGATACGTTTAGCGTATAATTAA
- a CDS encoding Fur family transcriptional regulator, translated as MDQNDQTKREEYVEALKKAGFRLTNQRQTIIDVLIEGEAEHGNIQLIWEKAHEKDPSIGIATVYRTIGLLSDMGLLYRFSLDEGFERFELPSSSIHFHLYCRCCGKVLHLKNEEEKEKIIKKWLEEAGFQPIPQSLEIAGMCGECASKVKECKKTQDLPCTLLGKGWRRRYCGRRRGCFRHDDL; from the coding sequence ATGGATCAAAACGATCAGACTAAACGCGAGGAGTATGTTGAAGCTCTTAAAAAGGCTGGTTTTCGTTTAACAAACCAGCGACAGACAATTATAGATGTGCTTATTGAAGGGGAAGCCGAACACGGTAATATACAACTGATATGGGAAAAGGCCCACGAAAAAGATCCCTCCATAGGTATTGCTACAGTGTATAGAACAATAGGCCTTCTTTCTGACATGGGGTTGCTCTATCGTTTTTCTCTTGATGAAGGTTTTGAACGCTTTGAACTTCCTTCTTCGTCTATTCATTTCCATCTTTATTGCCGTTGTTGTGGAAAGGTTCTTCATCTCAAGAATGAAGAAGAAAAAGAAAAAATTATTAAGAAATGGCTTGAAGAGGCAGGTTTTCAGCCTATTCCTCAGAGTCTTGAAATTGCTGGAATGTGTGGTGAATGCGCATCTAAAGTGAAAGAGTGCAAAAAGACACAAGATCTTCCATGCACTCTCTTAGGAAAAGGGTGGAGGCGACGGTATTGTGGCCGTCGGCGAGGCTGTTTCCGTCATGATGACCTATAG
- a CDS encoding DUF5320 domain-containing protein: protein MPGFDRTGPRGMGPMTGGGRGLCHFGYVRRRFSRWGRCFFGFGRGMGRGWGIYNAPVDWDYAPTTPTIEEERNMLKEELSLLENEMENIRKRMAEIEENK, encoded by the coding sequence ATGCCTGGTTTTGATAGAACAGGACCGCGTGGTATGGGACCAATGACAGGTGGTGGCAGAGGTTTATGTCACTTTGGATATGTGCGTAGACGATTCTCACGATGGGGTCGTTGCTTCTTCGGTTTCGGCCGTGGCATGGGGAGAGGTTGGGGTATTTATAATGCTCCAGTAGATTGGGATTATGCTCCTACGACTCCTACGATTGAAGAAGAACGAAATATGCTCAAGGAAGAATTATCTTTGCTTGAAAACGAGATGGAAAATATTCGTAAACGCATGGCAGAAATTGAAGAAAATAAATAA
- a CDS encoding NifB/NifX family molybdenum-iron cluster-binding protein, which produces MKIAIAKNGDNVSEHFGHAKEFLVVDVENQKEIAREIATPPQGEHVPGAMPHWIASLGANLVITGGIGQRASQMLRDGGVNVACVPPLSVEKTLRAFLDNSLEIVGDQCSHDHSSL; this is translated from the coding sequence ATGAAGATAGCAATTGCTAAAAACGGAGATAACGTATCAGAACACTTTGGACACGCAAAAGAATTTCTCGTTGTTGACGTAGAGAATCAAAAAGAAATAGCACGGGAAATTGCAACGCCTCCGCAAGGAGAACATGTGCCAGGAGCTATGCCTCATTGGATCGCATCCCTAGGTGCCAATCTTGTCATCACTGGCGGTATTGGACAAAGGGCATCTCAAATGCTGAGAGATGGAGGAGTGAACGTAGCTTGCGTACCTCCTCTTTCCGTAGAAAAGACACTCAGAGCGTTTCTCGATAATTCTCTTGAGATTGTTGGCGACCAATGTAGTCACGATCATTCTTCTCTTTAG
- a CDS encoding 4Fe-4S binding protein, with amino-acid sequence MFRLTVVSGKGGTGKTCVASSLAFAIRGGTVIDLDVDEPDLGLVLNIQNPERESIYKVVPQIDSKRCIGCGICADHCVFGALNQFGTNVPTVNMKLCHGCGVCEYVCPQKAIKDSQTQIGELNSKRTENWWFLEGRLDIGEPNPVPVIHAVLEKANSLPFPQIVDGPPGTACPMVAAIEQSHFVVLVTEPTPFGLSDLVLAAETVHELQIPAAVVINRSDLGNSKETEVFCNKINVPILARLPFSKEVAHAYAEGIAPFCVDRKWREATYTVLDHVKEVLS; translated from the coding sequence ATGTTTCGATTAACCGTAGTTAGTGGCAAGGGAGGAACTGGTAAAACATGTGTTGCCTCCTCTCTTGCCTTTGCTATTCGAGGAGGAACAGTTATTGACCTTGATGTAGATGAACCTGATCTTGGTTTAGTTTTAAACATCCAAAATCCGGAAAGAGAATCTATTTACAAGGTCGTTCCACAAATAGATTCCAAACGATGCATAGGATGCGGAATATGTGCTGATCATTGTGTTTTTGGCGCCCTCAATCAGTTTGGTACAAACGTGCCGACAGTCAATATGAAATTATGTCATGGATGTGGCGTATGCGAGTATGTATGCCCTCAAAAGGCCATTAAAGACAGTCAAACACAAATAGGGGAATTGAATAGTAAGCGTACTGAGAATTGGTGGTTTCTTGAAGGCAGATTAGATATAGGAGAACCTAATCCAGTTCCTGTTATACATGCTGTTCTCGAAAAGGCAAATTCTTTGCCCTTTCCACAAATTGTAGACGGACCTCCTGGGACAGCATGCCCTATGGTTGCCGCCATTGAACAATCACATTTCGTCGTGCTGGTTACAGAGCCAACACCCTTTGGACTTTCTGACCTTGTCTTGGCCGCGGAAACTGTTCACGAACTTCAGATTCCCGCAGCTGTGGTTATCAATCGGTCTGACCTCGGTAATAGTAAAGAAACAGAAGTCTTTTGCAATAAAATAAATGTACCCATACTCGCTCGCTTGCCATTTTCAAAAGAAGTTGCACATGCTTATGCAGAAGGGATAGCCCCCTTTTGTGTTGATCGAAAATGGCGAGAAGCAACATACACTGTTCTTGACCATGTTAAAGAGGTGCTCTCATGA
- a CDS encoding ATP-binding protein translates to MNPKEIVIVSGKGGTGKTSIVSALCALFSKKALFCDVDVDAPNLQILLHPNDEESFSFSGRKIPQIDSERCNLCGKCVSFCRFDALKKEMGGISSLSWKCEGCGGCALICPQNAITMNSYEQGQYWRGQTSLGPLWHARLHAGEENSGMLVAKLRNKAREEACKKGYPFVIVDGPPGISCPTISALTGSTLAIAVTEPSLSGLHDLLRLGDLCSSLEVPLAVILNKADLSETRNAEIQDRAKSKNWQFLGSIPFRPDVVEAISNKEIPLDALHPEIETIYTNLLQIINSIKM, encoded by the coding sequence ATGAACCCAAAAGAAATTGTAATTGTCAGTGGAAAAGGAGGCACTGGTAAAACATCAATTGTGTCAGCTTTATGCGCTCTCTTCAGCAAAAAAGCCCTCTTTTGTGATGTAGATGTAGACGCGCCCAACCTCCAGATTTTGCTCCATCCTAACGATGAAGAGTCTTTTTCATTTAGTGGTAGAAAAATACCTCAAATAGACTCTGAACGTTGCAATCTTTGCGGGAAATGTGTGAGTTTCTGTCGCTTTGATGCCCTCAAAAAAGAAATGGGTGGCATCTCCTCTCTATCGTGGAAATGTGAAGGATGTGGTGGCTGTGCTCTTATATGCCCTCAAAATGCCATTACTATGAATTCGTACGAACAGGGCCAATATTGGCGGGGGCAAACGTCTTTGGGCCCCCTCTGGCATGCTCGTCTTCATGCAGGAGAAGAAAATTCAGGAATGCTTGTTGCCAAGCTTCGCAACAAAGCTCGAGAAGAGGCTTGTAAGAAAGGGTACCCCTTTGTGATTGTTGACGGCCCCCCAGGAATCTCCTGCCCGACAATTTCGGCTCTTACAGGATCGACATTGGCTATAGCTGTTACAGAACCTTCTCTATCAGGTCTTCATGATCTTCTTCGTCTTGGCGATCTGTGTTCCTCTTTGGAAGTTCCTTTAGCTGTCATTCTCAATAAAGCAGATCTTTCAGAAACAAGAAATGCGGAAATACAAGATCGGGCTAAAAGCAAAAATTGGCAATTTTTGGGTTCTATTCCTTTTAGGCCTGATGTTGTAGAAGCGATATCAAATAAAGAAATTCCTTTAGACGCTTTACATCCAGAAATAGAAACTATTTATACAAACTTGCTTCAAATAATCAATAGCATAAAAATGTGA
- a CDS encoding NifB/NifX family molybdenum-iron cluster-binding protein encodes MRIAAAVNEPTIKSLIAERFARAPYFIIVDENGNLLEAIENTNAEQGHGAGGAAVRLLSKHNIDLVIVPRLGPNAEEALAQAGIKHFKAEGLTLEEALNNVKKTL; translated from the coding sequence ATGCGTATTGCTGCAGCTGTCAATGAACCAACTATAAAAAGCCTTATAGCTGAACGTTTTGCCCGGGCTCCTTATTTTATAATTGTTGATGAAAATGGGAATCTCCTTGAAGCCATTGAAAACACAAATGCAGAACAGGGACACGGAGCTGGGGGAGCTGCTGTTCGTCTGCTCTCAAAACATAATATAGATCTTGTAATTGTGCCCCGTTTAGGGCCAAATGCAGAAGAAGCTTTGGCACAAGCTGGAATTAAGCACTTTAAAGCAGAAGGTCTCACACTTGAAGAAGCTCTTAACAACGTAAAAAAAACTTTATAA
- a CDS encoding Mrp/NBP35 family ATP-binding protein: MAKPATEFVSKNVKYVIAVGSGKGGVGKSSVSCLLAIALAKKGYSVGILDADITGPSIPKLMGVHDAPYGTSEGLIPLASPIFNIKIISINLLLDKPTKPVVWRGPIISNVIKQFWKDVAWENTDFVIVDLPPGTADAPLTVMQTIHLDGFVVVTSPQDLAVMIVEKALNMTQMMDVPLLGAIENMCSFTCPYCGKVMEIFGPSHIDEIKEKFAIPVLMRLPIDPKLGQLADRSEIESYKNDEMFKKLAESVLEQLGTTEKK; the protein is encoded by the coding sequence ATGGCAAAACCTGCTACAGAATTTGTGTCCAAAAATGTTAAATATGTTATTGCTGTAGGGAGTGGAAAAGGGGGAGTTGGTAAAAGTTCCGTCTCTTGCCTTCTTGCCATAGCTCTTGCCAAAAAAGGTTACTCTGTAGGTATTTTAGACGCAGATATTACAGGCCCTTCAATACCTAAACTTATGGGAGTTCATGACGCTCCTTATGGAACTTCAGAAGGGCTTATTCCGCTAGCTTCTCCTATTTTTAACATTAAGATTATTTCTATTAACCTGCTTCTTGACAAGCCGACAAAACCTGTTGTTTGGCGAGGACCAATAATAAGTAACGTAATAAAACAGTTTTGGAAAGATGTTGCTTGGGAAAATACTGATTTTGTTATCGTCGACCTACCTCCAGGAACAGCTGACGCTCCTCTTACTGTAATGCAAACAATCCATCTTGATGGATTCGTCGTTGTAACTTCACCTCAAGATCTTGCTGTTATGATTGTTGAAAAAGCCCTTAATATGACTCAAATGATGGATGTTCCGCTCTTAGGTGCTATTGAAAATATGTGCTCTTTTACATGCCCTTATTGTGGCAAGGTTATGGAAATTTTTGGACCTAGCCATATTGATGAAATCAAAGAAAAATTTGCTATCCCTGTATTAATGCGCCTCCCAATTGATCCTAAATTAGGTCAACTTGCAGATAGAAGCGAGATTGAAAGTTACAAAAATGATGAGATGTTTAAAAAACTTGCAGAAAGTGTTCTTGAACAACTGGGTACTACTGAAAAAAAATAG
- a CDS encoding aspartate aminotransferase family protein: MLCPVYHPFDLTILSASGSEITTNRGVFLDTFAGIGVLPLGHSYPAVVEAVTEKMKRYAHISNYFSDPDGVEVARLLCQMAGREGDVYFANSGAEATEAALKAIRKYRKKGMLVSFIGNFHGRTCGALSVTWSPSIREPFEPLLPDVVFLPKDVRVFREYAASHDIAGVFLECVQGNSGVLPLPHSLVEAVAELKEDKKYYIVADEIQAGLGRTGCFFSFQHWGLEPDIITCGKGIGGGLPLGATIFCGWSPFQEGDHGSTFAPNPISLAAGTVVLQALTEEFLEEVKEKGAYFAKKLEKLSWSMDIRQLGLMIGVSTMNVQDVKQKALERKVLLNVAGGSIRLLPALNISYQTIDEIIDRLTF; this comes from the coding sequence ATGCTGTGCCCAGTCTATCACCCCTTTGACCTCACTATCCTTTCGGCATCGGGCTCGGAGATCACAACGAATAGGGGCGTTTTTCTTGATACCTTCGCTGGGATTGGTGTTCTTCCTTTAGGTCACAGCTATCCGGCTGTCGTAGAAGCTGTGACAGAGAAAATGAAGCGTTATGCTCACATCTCAAACTATTTCTCTGACCCTGATGGAGTCGAAGTGGCGAGGCTTCTCTGCCAGATGGCGGGAAGAGAAGGGGATGTTTATTTCGCCAATTCAGGAGCCGAAGCTACAGAGGCTGCATTGAAGGCTATTCGAAAATATCGAAAAAAAGGGATGCTTGTTTCATTTATTGGGAACTTCCATGGAAGGACATGCGGGGCCCTCTCTGTTACATGGAGTCCCAGTATAAGAGAACCTTTTGAGCCGCTATTGCCCGACGTAGTTTTTTTGCCTAAAGACGTTAGAGTCTTTCGAGAATATGCTGCTTCTCATGATATTGCAGGTGTATTTTTAGAGTGTGTGCAGGGAAACTCTGGAGTATTGCCATTGCCTCATTCTTTAGTCGAAGCGGTAGCGGAACTTAAGGAAGACAAAAAATATTACATTGTAGCTGATGAAATTCAGGCAGGGTTAGGACGGACGGGGTGCTTTTTTTCTTTTCAACATTGGGGGTTAGAGCCTGATATTATTACCTGTGGAAAAGGCATTGGTGGAGGGTTGCCTTTAGGAGCCACTATTTTCTGTGGGTGGTCTCCTTTTCAAGAGGGGGATCATGGTTCTACCTTTGCCCCTAACCCTATTTCTCTTGCGGCTGGGACAGTAGTTCTACAGGCCCTCACAGAAGAATTTCTGGAAGAAGTGAAGGAAAAAGGAGCCTATTTTGCGAAGAAATTGGAAAAACTTTCGTGGTCCATGGATATCCGCCAGCTTGGTCTCATGATTGGTGTTTCTACAATGAATGTTCAAGACGTGAAGCAAAAAGCGTTAGAGCGAAAGGTGCTCTTGAATGTGGCTGGTGGCAGTATTCGACTCCTTCCTGCTTTGAATATCTCATATCAAACCATCGACGAAATTATAGATCGACTTACATTTTAA
- a CDS encoding aspartate kinase gives MIVQKYGGSSVATPEKIRSIAEKIKKRVETGEKLVVVVSAMGKTTNNLIELAGQVSKEPLPRELDMLLATGEQVSAALLAMSLNDIGVPAVSYNAFQLGMVTTGAFCNARIVDLDMAKLERELERRHVVVVTGFQGITPEGEVTTLGRGGSDTSAVAIAAKAKARCEIYSDVAGIYTCDPKICPSAKKLDYVTYSEVLELSSMGAKVLHSRAVEIAKKYNVELYCASTFSDERGTLVVSTLPEWLEQPVVTGVTADPNQRKVTISPMPGGNEAMSVLFTALAEKSVNVDMISTVNDNGHSYLTFTVVEGKGAVVRSTVEEVFSSYSGWRLTEDDRVAKISAVGVGMESAPGVAARFFSALCREKISMLGTSTSEIKISTLVTKENADRAVKALVEEFGLTEHQK, from the coding sequence GTGATTGTGCAGAAATACGGTGGTTCTTCAGTAGCGACACCAGAGAAGATCCGAAGTATTGCAGAAAAAATAAAGAAGCGAGTAGAAACTGGAGAAAAGTTAGTGGTTGTCGTTTCTGCTATGGGTAAAACTACAAACAACCTTATTGAATTGGCAGGGCAGGTCTCGAAAGAGCCTCTTCCTCGGGAACTCGATATGCTTTTAGCTACAGGCGAGCAGGTTTCGGCTGCTCTTTTGGCCATGTCTTTAAACGATATTGGCGTTCCTGCAGTTTCTTATAATGCTTTTCAGCTGGGGATGGTCACTACAGGTGCTTTTTGCAATGCTCGTATTGTGGATCTTGATATGGCGAAACTTGAACGGGAGCTGGAACGACGGCATGTAGTGGTCGTAACAGGTTTTCAGGGGATTACGCCTGAGGGAGAGGTCACGACTTTAGGGCGAGGAGGTTCTGATACCTCAGCTGTGGCTATTGCTGCTAAAGCAAAAGCCAGATGTGAAATTTACAGTGATGTAGCTGGTATTTATACGTGCGACCCGAAAATATGCCCTTCCGCTAAAAAACTTGATTATGTCACATACAGTGAGGTGTTAGAACTTTCGTCCATGGGAGCGAAAGTTCTCCACTCGAGGGCCGTGGAAATAGCAAAAAAATATAACGTCGAACTTTACTGTGCCTCTACTTTTTCTGATGAAAGGGGGACCCTTGTAGTGAGTACATTGCCTGAATGGTTGGAGCAACCGGTCGTTACAGGAGTGACGGCCGACCCGAACCAGAGAAAGGTTACTATTAGCCCCATGCCCGGAGGTAATGAGGCCATGAGTGTTTTATTCACGGCATTGGCTGAAAAAAGTGTAAATGTGGATATGATATCCACAGTAAACGATAACGGGCATTCTTATCTTACATTTACAGTGGTGGAAGGAAAGGGAGCAGTTGTGCGATCCACTGTAGAGGAAGTCTTTTCCTCCTATTCTGGATGGAGATTAACGGAAGATGATAGAGTGGCAAAAATTTCTGCCGTAGGTGTGGGTATGGAGTCGGCGCCGGGCGTGGCGGCTCGCTTTTTTTCTGCTTTATGCCGAGAAAAAATCTCTATGCTCGGGACGAGTACATCTGAAATAAAAATTTCCACTCTTGTTACCAAAGAAAATGCTGACCGCGCAGTAAAAGCTTTGGTAGAGGAATTTGGTTTAACGGAGCATCAGAAATAA